In the genome of uncultured Sphaerochaeta sp., the window AAGACGGTCAAACCCAGTGCCAATTCCAGCTACCTGTACCTCTGCTCGAACGAGACGATCGGGGGAATCGAATGGCAGGACTTCCCTGATACCGGGGACGTTCCCCTCATCGGTGACATGTCCAGCGATATCTTCAGCCGCCCGGTCGACGTGAACAAGTTCGACATGATCTATGGTGGTGTGCAGAAGAACCTCGGTCCTGCCGGTGCTACCTTCATCATCATGAAGAAGAGCATGCTGGAGAAGCAGAACACCAACCTGACCGCATACATGGATTACTCACTGCATGCCAAGGAAAAAGGCTTGTACAATACTCCTCCCGTCTTCTCCATCTGGGCTGTGAAGCTCGTGCTTGAGTGGATCAAGAAGAATGGCGGAACCGAAGGGATGCAGAAGCGTGCAATCGAGAAGAGTGGCATTCTGTACAAGGCCATCGACTCCTCTCCGTTCTTCCGCAGTCCTGTCGACCCGACCTTCCGTTCCAAGATGAACATTGTCTTCAGACTTCCCAGTGAGGAACTTGAGGCCAAGTTCGTTGACGAAGCGAAGAAGTTGGGCATGCTTGGTCTGAAGGGCCATCGCTCAGTCGGCGGGTTGCGTGCAAGTTTGTACAACGCACTTCCCACTGAAGATGTGGTTGCTCTGGCCGAGTTCATGAAAGAGTTCGAACGGAAGAATGGGTAGGCCGGCATGAAAGTGAAGATGGACGATACGAACAAAGCGATCATTCGACAACTGTGTGATGGAAGAAAGCCCTTCAGCGCAATCGCTGAGGAGCTGAGCATCACCGAGAACACTGTTCGCGCACGTGTCAACAAGCTGATTGATGAAGGGGTTCTGCAGATCTCCGGCCTCATCAACCCTGAGACCATTCCTGGTTTGCAGGTGGTCATGATGGGGGTGAAGCTGAAGACACTCGATCTGGAGCGAAAAGCCAAGGAGTTCAGTGAACTCAGGGGTGTGATCTCCGCAGCGGTGGTTACCGGTCGTTATGATCTCATTGTCCAGCTTGTGCTTTCCGAAGAAGAAGGGTTGAGTCTTCTTGATTTCTTCAAGTTTGAATTGGATAAGATCAGCGAGATTTCCGAGGTCGAGACGTTTGTGGTATACCAATCCCACAACCTCAAGATTCCCTATATTCTCTGATCTTTTGCAGATTCCTGCTGTACTGGGGTGCCTTTCGGGGCACCCTTTCTTTATGCCAATTGCTCAAGGTGTCTGGAGAATTGATTTCTTTCATGCTATACTGGGGCAGACTGTGCCGGTAGGCACATTTTACCTTTGTTTTTGAGGAGCATTCTATGGCAGACCTGTCTACATCATATCTCGGATTGAAACTGAAAAACCCCCTGATCGCAGGAAGCAGTCCCCTTACCGCCTCCCTTGACAATCTGAAGCGTTGTGAGGACGCAGGGATGTCTGCAGTGGTGCTGAAGTCGATATTCGAAGAACAGATCGAGATGGACGGGGAGTCTGCCGCAGACCTCAATGATGCCTATCTGACCCATGCCGATGCCTATGGTTTCATGAAGAGTGCCTCCATGGAGCGACATATCGACGCATATCTGACACTGCTTGAGGATGCAAAGCGCACCTTGGAGATTCCTGTCATTGCCTCCATCAACTGCCGCCAAAGCGGCAACTGGATTGAGTATGCCAACCGCTTTGCAGCATGTGGAGCCGATGCCATCGAGCTCAACCACTATGTGGTGGCTGCTGATGTGGAAGTGGAAGGTGCTGCCATCGAGAAGGAGTACCTCTCCTTGGTCAAAGCTGCACGCAAGCAGATCAAACTGCCGCTCAGTCTCAAGATGGGCTCTTCCTTTTCTTCGCTTGCACATATGATGCGCAAGTTTGATGAGCTCTCCATCGATGGCGTGGTGCTCTTCAACCGTTTCTACAGTCCTGACATTGATATCAACAAGATGACCTTGGTGCCTGCCCAGATGCTGAGCAGCAAGGATGAGTATGCTCTTTCCCTCAGATGGACCGCACTGATGAGTGATGAGGTTCGCTACGATATCTGTGCTTCCACCGGCATTTATAGTGGCAGTACTGTGATCAAGCAGTTGCTTGCCGGGGCCAAGGCTGTCCAGCTGTGCTCCGTTCTCCTCAAGCAGGGCCTGGGCTCTGTTGCCAAAATCGAGGAGGAATTGACAGAATGGATGGATTCGCATGCTTACTCCAGGATTGCCGACTTCAACGGAAAACTTGCACAGGAACGAATGAGCGACCCCGCCAAGTGGGAACGTGTGCAGTACATGAAGTCAATTCTGGACGCACAAAAGGGTTGACCTATGGATTTGACACAGTATAAGGATATCGCCCCCTATCGGGGGCAGGATGTTCGTGACGCCATCACACGCGTTCTTGCGAACAAGGATGCCATTCACAAGATACTTGCCTCGGTAGGGCCTGCAGAAACGGAGGAACAGCAGAAGCTGCTTTCCCTGTATGCCGACCACATCGTGAAGAACCTCGAGCAAGTGACCAATTATGATGAGTTCCAGAAGTATATCACTGCAGGAATCTTTCTTCCTGCGATCATCCAGAAGAGCGTCGATACCTTCAGCTTCAGTGGAATGGAGCACACCACCAAGGAGCAGTCGTATCTGTTCATGAGCAATCATCGGGATATCGTGCTCGACTGTGCCCTGATCGACATGGCTCTCCTGAAGGGTGACAGGATGCTCTGCGAGATGGCCATTGGGGACAATCTGCTCACCAACCAGTTTGTCACCGACCTCTTCAAGCTCAACGGTGGTGTAACGGTCAAGCGGACGCTTCCCATGCGCGAGAAATACTTGGAATCGATTCGCCTCAGCTCCTATTTTGTTGAGCTGATCACCGAAGAGAACAAGTCCATCTGGGTTGCCCAGAAGAGCGGAAGGGCAAAGGACGGGCTGGATGTAACCACTCCTGCAATCATCAAGATGCTCCATCTCTCGCAAAAGTCGAAGGGCATCTCCTTCAGTGAGGTGGTGAACAGCTGTCGGATCGTTCCTGTTGCAGTCAGCTATGAGTATGATCCCTGTGATTTGATCAAGGCAGGGGAGGAAGTTGCCAGACTCAGTCGGGGCGAACATGCAAAGAAGCGCTATGAGGACCTCATTTCCATCTCCCGTGGTATGAAAGGCCACAAGGGCAATGTGCATATTGCCTTCGGCAAACCGATCGCAGGGGAGTTCGAAAACTCCGAGCAGGTTGCCCAGGAGGTGGATCGCCAGATCCATACACTGTATCGTCTCTGGCCGACCAATCTGTTCGCGTACGACTATCTTGAGAACAGCACCCGCTTCGCTTCTTCCTATCAGGATTTCGACAAGGAAGCGTTCCTGTATCGCTTCAAGGGAGTCCGTGAGGACGTGCGTGCCTTCGCGCTCAACGCCTATGCCAACCCTGTCAGGTCCTATCTTGCGGCTCAGCAATCCTAAGCGGAGCGTTGCTCTCCTGCTCCTCCTGTGCTTGTTTCTCTGTTCTTGCAGTCGGGAGGAGCTTAGGTTGCTGAACGTTGCCTCACGTGTGCATCGCCTGATTGATGTGCCTTCCAACGAGCAGACTTCCACGCTGAACATTTCGTTCACCCTCGCCTCTGAAAGCATGACGGTGCAGGTGCAGGTGAAAACCCCGGACAAGCAGCAGCAATGGATTGTTGCTGCTGAGGCTGATGAGGAAGGCAACTACCACCTACCGCCTCTCTCGCTTGGTGCAGGCATCGATCTGCCCGCCGGTTCCTACACCATGGATGTGTTGCACAAGGATGGGCAAACCCTTGCCGAATCCCTTGCCGTCACCATCCCGAGGACAGCTGTCTCGGATGCAGTAAGCTACGAGCAAAAGACGCGTACTTTGACGGTACGTTCACCGCTGGCCGTCGTTGAGGCATATGATGAAGAGGGAAGCAGGATTGCCCTTGAGGGTGACACTGTCTATGAGATTCCTGCAACCATTCAGCGCCTGCTTGTCGGATTCCCCGAGGAAGGCTTGTTCTTCCGCATCGAACCCTAGGTTCGTCCAACCGCCTTCGCCAGCTCATTCTTTTCCAAGCGCACCACGAATGTTCTCCCGTGGGGACACACCGGTTCCTCCATGCTGAAGACCTTGTCCAGCAGGGCAAGTGCCATCATCCGGTCCACCTTGTCCCCAGCCTTGATGGCTGCATGGCATGCAACGATGGCGTACAAGCCCTTTTCCACTTCCTCGGAATCGCCGGTCATGGTCTGGATGAAGGAGACCACTTCCTTCTCGATCGAGCGGTAGAGCGCGGGGAGACTGAGAACCTGCCATACCAGGTCTTCCTGTCTCTCCAGCTTGATGCCAAGATTCAGATAGACATCCTGATGTTCTGACAGATAGATATCCACATCCCGTTCAACTTCAAAGGGGATGGGGATCATCAGGTTCTGTATCAGCTTCTTCTCCCTGATCTCGTCGAAGAGCAGGCGTTCATGGGCAGCATGCTGGTCGACCAGATAGAGGTTGTCTCCCTTCTGTGCAACCAGGAAGAGATTGAAAGCCTGACCCAGGTATTCGTACGAGGAGCCCTGTTTCTGCATCGCCCAGATATCGTCGGTCTCGCTGGAACGGGACATCTCTACACTCCGGGAGTTTCCCAGGATCTCCCTGGCTTTCTGGAACCACTGTGGATCGACAGGCTTGTGTTGCTCAACCAGGGGGGAAGCGGAGGAGTGCCCTGGAAAACTGTGATGGCTGCTGTACTCATGCTTTGGCTCAAGGGCTGAGAGCAAGGGTTCCTCTTCTGAGCGGATCTCCTGGCTCACCAGTCTGGGAATGGTTCTTCTGACCTGGCTCTGCACCATGGAGACGATCTGATGGTGAATTTCCGCCTTGTTTCTCAGTTTCACCTCACGTTTGGTGGGATGGATGTTGAAGTCGACCAGGGTAGGGTCTACATCGATGAAGAGATAGCAGTAGGGGAACGAGCCTCCCGGCAGCAGTTCGCCGTACCCATAGGTGACCGCTTGTACCAGCGAATACTCATCGACAGGCCGCTTGTTCACAAAGAGCTTGATATGGGACCGATCGCTACGGTACAGGGCAGGGGATGAGCAGACTGCGTACAGGCTGAACCGACCGGCCGTATCATAGAGTTCAATCATCTCAGAAGGAACGATGTTCTGGTTCAAGGCCAAGACATCCAGGATTCTCTGTCGCTTGGTGGCCGGCTGGAGGTCGAGCCGAATTTTCCCATCGCTGAGAAAGCGGAAGGCGACCTCGGGAAAGGCCAGGGCCTTCTCCTGCAGCACCTGCCTGCACATGGTCGCTTCGGTGGACGGACGCTTGAGGAACTGCCTCCGGGCAGGAATTTCCGCAAAGAGCCGTTCGACGGTCACCACGGTTCCCTTGCGTGCCCCACTGGGAAGCACGGTTCCCTTCTTCCCATTGTCTATGGTAATCTGGAATGCATCCTGGTCTTGGCGACCGCTTTCGATGGTGATGGAGGAGACAGCAGCAATGCTGTACAGGGCTTCCCCCCTGAACCCCATGGTCTGGATGTGGTAGAGGTCCTCGAGCTCACGGACCTTGCTGGTGGCGTGGCTCTCGCAGAGGAGGGGAAGATCTTCCTTGTCGATGCCTTCCCCATCATCCATGAGCTTGATCTGCTCAAGACCTCCATCGACAACACTTGCCACCAACGTGGTGGCTCCGGCATCGAGGGCGTTGTCCAGAAGTTCGCGAAGTACGGAAGCAGGTCGTTCAATGACTTCCCCGGCAGCAATACGCTGTGCTACCAAGCTGTCAAGCAGTTTGATTCTCATAGCAAGACTCTAGCACAGAAGCGGAACAAGCGCAAAACCTTCGCCTCAGATTGTCTTCTGAAGATTCAGCTTTGCCTGGAGGCTCAGCATGGGAATATCCACGCTGGTGCTGGTAATAGGATAGCTGGCCTTTGCAAGCAGGGTGAAAGGCTCGAACTCCATGCTGGCATAGAGATAGCTGGTGGAGTAGTTGCCGCCGAGCAGGCTGGGCACATCTGCACTTCCCCCAATGACTGAGGAAAGCGTATCGAACAGGCCAAGGAAGGAGAGCCCGACGCCAAATTCCAAACGGTCTTTGGCATAGGCAAAGGTGAACTGGCTGTAGTCGGCCTGATGGGCAGTACTCAGCTTGGCGATGCCAAAGGAACTGGTGACCGGGAGGTTGTACAAGGCTCTGGCTTGCATGACCTTTCCGGTATAGTGCACATCGACCAAAAGATCGAAGGCAGCGTCATAGCTGGTGTCTACGGATGAGTAGGCAAAGTCGTTGACCAGCAGGCTCTGGTTCTTTCCTTCGGTGATGGAGGCGATCATGCGGGCCTCCACATCATGATGCTTGAGCAGGAAACCGGCCCCCAGGAGATGGTTGGGGAACAAGGTGGCGACACTGGTGTCGACCAAGGCATCGAAATCGAGGGTGGGATAGGTCGGGAGATAACTGTTGGCTATCAGAAGCGCATTCAGATTGGTGGTTCTGGTATTGATGATCGGGAAACTGAAACTCAACAGTGGGTAGAGATCGATGGTTGCAGGAGTCCTGTCAATTTTTGCAAGTGCTCCGATGGCTATTCCCAGCGGATAGTCGCCAGGGAGGGTGAACTCGAGCAGGGAAGATCCGAACTGGTGTCTGCCGGCAAGCAACTCGGTGAGATAGAGGTCATCCACGGTGGTGGTAAGACGCAGATTGCCAAGCCTGACCTGATTTTGCAGAACCAGTTTCTCACTCTCGCCAAAGACAGGAGCAGAGAAGGTGGATTGGTCACTGAAAAGGCTTCTGGTGTGATCCATAACCAGATAAAAAGCACTGCTCTGATACCCTATCCTTGCCTGGTCAAAAAAGGTGAAGGCATAGGAGAGCGTCTCCAAAGTTCCTGAGGGAAAATCGGTGATTGAGTTGGAGAAGGTGGTAAAGTCATCCGTATCAGCTGAGAATTGCAGCTTGAGGGCAAAGGGCCCCTTTTCGTAGAACGGTTTGACGGTCAGCATATGATTCAACGCGTTTGCGTTGGGACCATCGAGCAGGAAGCGGTAGGATGTTTCGACGCCCAGCGAACCTTCGATGTCCTGTGCCTGGTCGTCAAATGCGAGGAGGGCTGTGGAGATGGGCCTCACTTCTGCAGGGATTGTGGCCGGTTCAGCAACCACTTCTTCTGCTTGGACTCCCATCGGGATCGGTTCAGCAACCGGCTCCGGTTCAAGCACTTCCGGTTCTTCTGCGATGGGTTCTCGTTCCGGTTCTGTGATGGTCGGCTGGGGAGGAACATCGCTTGCCACACGTGCTGAAAGCGCCTGCGGTGTCTCAGGCGTAACCGGTTTGATCGTGATTACGATACGGTCGCTGGGAGCCTTGAGAATCCTGCTGACAAGCGTGGTGACACGCGCGGGTACGGGAATCTTCTCAACCTTCACGCTGATGCTCTGCAAGGAGGAGGGAATGAATGGCTTCTGCTCTACGACAGAGAGGGAGGAGACGGGTGTGATGATTGGTGTGATCGATACGTTCATCGGTTGGGGAGTCTGTGCTACGTAGGGCTTCGTGGAAGCACGGACCGAACGGGGGGCGGGGGGCAGCAGCGGCTGGGCTATCTGCTGTACCAGCTCTCTGGCAAGCATCATGTCGGGGTAGGTGGCATAGGTAAGGTAGTATCCGGCCTCAATGCGTTGGGCACGGGCTGTTTTTTCGGCCATCTCCAGCTTTTCGAAGGTGCGGACCGGCCGTTTGACCCTGGTCAGGCCGTTGTAGCTCTCAACCTCACCCAAGAAGGTGGTTACGCTCTCCTCATCCTCCGTAGTGATGACCAGCATCTCTCCTTCGCCTTCAAGCACATACTTTGAGACCGGCGTGGTCACGGTAAGTGTCCCTCCTTCCAGAGGGAACGTGTTGAAGGTTGCCTTGCCGGAAACCAGATACAGCTCGGCTTGCCTGCCGACAAGGTTTCCGGTGACAAGCAGGGAGTTCTCATAGACGTTGATCGTTCCACGTGGGGTTACCAGCAACAGGGGAGTATCGGGATTGCTGATGATCCAGCCTTCGCCGATTTGGCTGATCACTTCTTCGGTCAGCTCAAGTGCATTGCCCTGGGTGTCATAGAGTTTGAGGGAAGAGATATCACCATCACCTATGAAAACCGAATCGTCGGCAACGAGATTTGCAGAGAGGCATAGGGCCAGAAGCAAAAGACCGACATGTTTGAACAACCAATTCATATACACTCCCAACGCGGTTGTCAGAGCAAGGAAATTCTGACCGCGGTATCCAGCTTGTAGGTTGATCGGGCTGACTCGTCATACAGGATGCTCAACCCGATATCAAAGGTATAGGGTTTGACCTTGATGACTGCGGTGGCTCCGACAACTACGTTGCGCAGTGTGCCCAAGCCGGCAAAAAATCCTTCCCCTGTAGAGGTAGGATAAAGCTTTTCATAACTCAAGTCCAGCGAAACGATGTTCAGGAAACGCTTATCAATGCGGGCAGTTGCAAGGAATCGGTGGTTGCTGTAGGAGCCACTGGCATAATCACTTACCAGCTTTGCCCTGAGATACACTCCCTGCCGGGCAAAGTTCAGGCTGAACATGGCATCCAGGTGTGCCGTGCCCAGGCTGACATGCAGTGCATCGAGTTCTTCCTGGCTCCTGACTTCGAAATCGGAGGCAAAATACTCTGCATGGTAGTAGCCGACTGTGGGGACGGTGATACTCGCATTGAAAATGAAAATGCTCTTGGCGTGTCCCCAAAATCCATACCGGTAGGCCAGAGCGGGTTGCCTGGTCTTCACATCGGGTGTCTGCAGCAACACATTGGCAAACACATCAAGGCTGAAAGACGACCATTCGTAGAGCGGCAAGGAGAAGTCAAGTGCTATCAGCTTGCGCCCCAGAGCTGCTTGTTCCCCCTCCTCACGTTCCGGGCTCATTGCAAAGGAGAGGCCGACCTGCATCTTGGAGAAGGTGGGGAAATCGGCGTACTCATACAAGGGGCGGGTGAAGATGCGCCAAGCCGAAAGGGTAGGCTCGTAGATGTCGTTGGTGATGAACTCAAAGCCTGCATTGGGAATGCCCATCTTGTTGCCGTCGATCATCACATCAAGACCGGGTCTGGTGGCCCGGACCCCGACGCCACGATCGAAAAAGCCATTGATCAGGGCACCGTCACCGAGGGTGATGCCAAGCAGCTTGCCATAGCGTACATAGATCTTGTCGTACCGTTCCCCATACTGGATCGAACGGATGAAACGGGTGTAGTGCTTGAGGATGCCAAGGCTGTACTCAAGGGTTTCCATGGACTCATCCCGGGTGGGCATTTCCCAGTCGGTGAAGTCGAGATTGAGGCGGAAGGGGTCGGTGGTTACCTGTCCCTTGATCTTGAGGTCCAGCTGAAACAGTAGTTTTCCCACAGAGAAGTCAGGCATGTAGGAGATGCTGAAGAAGCCGTCGCTGGTGGCGACGCCTTCCAGGATACCGTCACCAGTGCTCTCCGGAGTATTGTTCATATAGCTGGGAAATGAGAACGCAACAGAGTTCTCCACCGATGGTGGAGAAGCTGCATCATCCGCTCCCATATCCTCTCCGGCAACGGGGAAGGCCAAAAGGAGCATTGTCAGAAGCAGTACCAAAACGCGACTGCTCATGCTTCCAACCTCCTTCCACCTTTATCATCCCACATACTCTGTATGGATGTAAACAGGTTGGGAGAGTGCAAGTTACACCCTGCCCGGGAATTGGTGGGCATGATAGATGTGCTCGCGGGTAAGTTTGTCCAACTGCGACAATTCCTTGATGATGGGCTTGAGCCGGGAACGGATATTGGTCTGGTCGTACGGGCAAACCGGCTTGACCACCGGAAGGTCATATGCCTGTGCGAGACGGCTGGTCACCTGTTCATGCACTTCTATCATGGGCCTGATGATCGACAGCTTGCCGTCAAAGAAGGGTTGGACAGGTTGCATGGTTGAGAAGTTTGCACGAAAACAGAGATTCATCAGGCTTGTTTCCACCAGATCATCGAGATGGTGTCCCATTGCAATGAGTTTGATGTCATTGGCGGCTGCATAGTCGAAGAGAATCCTTCGCCGGTTGCGCGAGCAAAGATAGCAGTTGAACTCTCCCTTGAAGGAAGCGGGGTACTGGTGCTCGTCGACAATGAGAAACTCATACCCCAGATTGGTAAAAAAGGTGGTCAGAAGGGTGCGGTACTCATCGGGGATGGGATGCTCGATCCAATTGATCATCATTGCTTTCAGCTGGTAGGTGATGGGAAGCCATGCCCTTCTGATCGAGAGGGCAAGGGCCAGGGCAAGGCTGTCCTTTCCTCCGCTTGCACTGAGCAGGACCGTCTCATCGGAACGAATCATCGAGTACGTGTTTATGGCTTTGCCCGTCTGCTTGACAAAACGCATCACCCATGGGGGGATGTCTCCGTCAATGAGGGAGCGATAGGAAAGTATTTCCATGAAATCAGGACTCCAATACCCTCTCAAGATCTTTCGTTGCGATCGAGGGGTGTGTGAAGATTCTGAATTTTCTGAGGCTTTTTGTAAAGACCCTACCGATATCATGGGAAAAAATCTGGTCGAGGAGGGCGAATGAGGAGACCGAACCGTCCTCAGTGAGGATCGGAATGTCAGACTCAAAGGAGATCGGCTCGGGAATGTCGATGACCAGGTGATGGGAGGGCACACCAAGCCGATCGGCGAGTTCCTGTTCGAACCGGGTTCGTTCAGCCAACCCCAGCGCGCCTCGTTCCCATGCCGAACCACGTTCAAACGGCTTCTCATAGCGGCAGGGGTACAGTTGGTTGTCACGCACCAGGGAGAAGAGCGGACTGATATCCTTCCCCAAAAGGGAGAACTGCTCATCATCAAGTGTGTAGAGTTGCTCCGCGTTGAGACGATTCTCGGAAAGCGCGAGCAACAGGGCCTTCTTGATCATGGCGGTGGCACTGCGGGTAGTCTTGTGCCAGTACACATTGCGATACATCAGGTATTTGCTGAAGAGCAGGTGTTCCACAGAGGGGAGCGCCTGTTCGAGCAAGGCAATGTGCCTTTCTGCAACCACGAGCTTGTCGGTGATGTAGGAAACGTCCTGCATGCCATAGGGAACCCCGCAAAAGAAAGCATCCCTGTTCAGGTAATCGAGTTTGTCCGGGTCGAGGGCACCGGAAAGCAACGAACGGTAGAGAGCAATCTCTTCTTCCTGATTTGCTCGGTTCTCATCGATGATGGCAGCAACCTTTGCCGGGTCGAGACCTGCTTCCAGGATAGCAGCTCTGAGTTGTTCATCCCCTTCGATCAGGTCTCCTGCAATCTCCTCATGACTTTTGAGCGGGAGCTCTTTCAATGAGTGTGCATAGGGGAAGTGGCCGATATCATGCAGAAGGCTTGCACAGAGAAAGGTGTTCATACCCTCCTCGGTGAAAGGAGTGTCAGCATGGCTTCCTGTTGCTTGTTTCAGCAGGCCTATCAGGATCTGGGAGCTTACGTAGTACACCCCAAGGCTGTGGTCCAGGCGTGTATGCACGGCTCCAGGATAGAGATGGAACGTCGGTCCGAGTTGTTTGATTCTCCCCAACTTCTGGACACAGGGGACACTTAGCACCCGTTTCATCTGCGCAGAGAGGTGAATGTCCTTCCACAAGGGGTCTCGGATGCTCTCCCTCTGACTGCTGAGCAGGCTGGCGAGCAGGGTATTGGCTTTGCTTTGCATACGGCCATAGTAAAGCAGTGCAATGTGTCTGTAAAGGCTGGCTTTGGACGTCAAGCTATGGCATCATATTCGTATCGAAGGAGGAACGCATGCACCCCTACCTGATCATCGCGGATGATTTCACCGGAGCAAATGACAGTGGCATCCAGTTGGTGCGCCATACATTTCCCACCCATGTCCAGATACGCCAAGCATCTGAAACGCTTGAAGACGGGTTGAGTCTGGTTCTGGACACCGAGTCGAGGAATATGGATGAGCAGGAAGCTGCACAAGCGGTTGCAGAGGGCCTTTCCTCTCTTCCTTCCTCCGATTTTGCCACCATCCTGAAAAAGGTCGACTCAACGTTGCGGGGAAATATCGTAGCTGAGGTGGAAGCCTCTGCATCCTTCTTTGGCTCAGAGCTCATTGTGGTGGCAACCGCCTTCCCTGACCTTGGCAGAACGTGCAGGCAGGGTGTGGTCTACGTCAAGGGAACCAGGTTGGGGGAGACGGAAGCTTTCCGTGATCCCAGGAAGCCTGTGGTCGAGGACAATCTGGCAACTCTCTTTTCCGGCAGGAAAAAGACCGTGCTCATCGATACCTCCCACCTGCGTTCCGGTTCCTTCTCCATCGACGATGCCCAGGTAGTCGTATGCGATGCCGAGCTGCAGAGCGACCTGGACAAGGTGGTGGCATGGGCTTCCAGCTTGGGCAAGCGCATACTCTTTGTCGGCAGCGCAGGGCTTGCGCAAGCTTTGGTGGAGTACTCCAGACCGAGCAGGCCGGCCCTTGCCCTGATTGCCAGCCTCAGTGAGACAACGAAGCATCAGGTGTTGTATGCACGGGACCACGGGAGTACTTGTATAGTCCTGAACGTGGATGATTTGGTCGGAAACAAGGATCTGTCTCCCTATCTGGATAAGGCGAAGGCTGCCTTGGACAACAAAGAGAACGTGCTTCTGGTTGTCTCCTCTGTTCTGGACCGTTCAGAATTTGAACGTTCGCTGGCTGAAGGCAGAAACCTTGGCTTGACCGATGCACAGATAGCCGATCTGATCCGTGAGAACCTGGGGAAGCTTGGCAAGCAATTGCTTGACGCACACCCCATTTCAGGTGTGTTTCTGACAGGGGGGGATACAGCTTTCGGCCTGCTCTCCCTGTTGGGAGTGCAGGAAGTGGCTATCAAGCGGGAGGTGGTTCTCGGACTTCCCTTGATGAGGATTGTCGGCAGCACGTATGATGGCTTGGGTATGGTGACGAAAGCTGGAGCTTTCGGCAACACGGATGCAATTTCCTATGCACTCCGTGTGCTCAGACAACAGGATTGACAGGAGAGAGCAGCATGAGCAGATTCGGCATTACATTGGGAGATCCGTGTGGCATCGGGGTGGAGATCACCCTCAAGGCTTTGCAGGCGAAGCGTGAGTATCAGAAGGATGTGCTGCTGTTCGGCACCCTTTCCCTGTTGCACTACTATGCGAAGCGGCTGGGTTATCCCATGCGCTTCCACCAGATCCTGAGTATTGATGAGTGGGAAGAGGGTGCCATCAATGTCTATGATCCCCTTCCTGTCATACTTGAGGAAATAGAAATCGGCAAGGTTACCAAGCTTGGGGGTGAGATTGCCTTTCTAAGCGTGAAAAGTGCCATTGAGTTTGCCTTGCGGGGGGATATCGCCTCGGTGGTGACCGCTCCCCTGAACAAGGAAGCGTTGCATCTGGCCGGGCACAAATTTGCCGGCCACACCGAGATTTTCGGCAACTATGCACATGGGGAATCCTATGCAATGCTCCTGTGGAGCGAAAAGCTGAAGGTGATCCATGTTTCCACCCATGTCAGTCTGCGTGAGGCGTGTGACAGGTGCACCAAGGCCCGTGTGCTGGATGTGATCCATCTTGCCCAGGAGACCATGGTGAAAACCGGCATCTCCTATCCCCGCATTGCCGTTGCCGGTCTCAATCCCCATGCCGGCGAGCATGGGCTGTTCGGCCGAGAGGAGATCGAACAGATCATCCCAGCCATCGAGGCAGCCAAAGCAGAAGGGCTTTCCGTGGAAGGCCCTATCCCGCCCGATACCGTGTTCGTACGGGCCCTGAAGGGTGCATGGGATATCATTGTGGTCATGTATCACGATCAGGGGCATATCCCTTTGAAAATGCTTGCCTTTGACAGTGGCGTGAACATCACCGTCGGACTGGATGTGGTACGGACCAGCGTCGACCACGGTACAGCATTCGATATAGCAGACAAGCTGGTGGCCAGTGAGCAAAGCA includes:
- the pdxA gene encoding 4-hydroxythreonine-4-phosphate dehydrogenase PdxA; its protein translation is MSRFGITLGDPCGIGVEITLKALQAKREYQKDVLLFGTLSLLHYYAKRLGYPMRFHQILSIDEWEEGAINVYDPLPVILEEIEIGKVTKLGGEIAFLSVKSAIEFALRGDIASVVTAPLNKEALHLAGHKFAGHTEIFGNYAHGESYAMLLWSEKLKVIHVSTHVSLREACDRCTKARVLDVIHLAQETMVKTGISYPRIAVAGLNPHAGEHGLFGREEIEQIIPAIEAAKAEGLSVEGPIPPDTVFVRALKGAWDIIVVMYHDQGHIPLKMLAFDSGVNITVGLDVVRTSVDHGTAFDIADKLVASEQSMLEAISIGHKLS
- a CDS encoding tRNA 2-thiocytidine biosynthesis TtcA family protein → MEILSYRSLIDGDIPPWVMRFVKQTGKAINTYSMIRSDETVLLSASGGKDSLALALALSIRRAWLPITYQLKAMMINWIEHPIPDEYRTLLTTFFTNLGYEFLIVDEHQYPASFKGEFNCYLCSRNRRRILFDYAAANDIKLIAMGHHLDDLVETSLMNLCFRANFSTMQPVQPFFDGKLSIIRPMIEVHEQVTSRLAQAYDLPVVKPVCPYDQTNIRSRLKPIIKELSQLDKLTREHIYHAHQFPGRV
- a CDS encoding four-carbon acid sugar kinase family protein; its protein translation is MHPYLIIADDFTGANDSGIQLVRHTFPTHVQIRQASETLEDGLSLVLDTESRNMDEQEAAQAVAEGLSSLPSSDFATILKKVDSTLRGNIVAEVEASASFFGSELIVVATAFPDLGRTCRQGVVYVKGTRLGETEAFRDPRKPVVEDNLATLFSGRKKTVLIDTSHLRSGSFSIDDAQVVVCDAELQSDLDKVVAWASSLGKRILFVGSAGLAQALVEYSRPSRPALALIASLSETTKHQVLYARDHGSTCIVLNVDDLVGNKDLSPYLDKAKAALDNKENVLLVVSSVLDRSEFERSLAEGRNLGLTDAQIADLIRENLGKLGKQLLDAHPISGVFLTGGDTAFGLLSLLGVQEVAIKREVVLGLPLMRIVGSTYDGLGMVTKAGAFGNTDAISYALRVLRQQD
- a CDS encoding HD domain-containing protein, giving the protein MQSKANTLLASLLSSQRESIRDPLWKDIHLSAQMKRVLSVPCVQKLGRIKQLGPTFHLYPGAVHTRLDHSLGVYYVSSQILIGLLKQATGSHADTPFTEEGMNTFLCASLLHDIGHFPYAHSLKELPLKSHEEIAGDLIEGDEQLRAAILEAGLDPAKVAAIIDENRANQEEEIALYRSLLSGALDPDKLDYLNRDAFFCGVPYGMQDVSYITDKLVVAERHIALLEQALPSVEHLLFSKYLMYRNVYWHKTTRSATAMIKKALLLALSENRLNAEQLYTLDDEQFSLLGKDISPLFSLVRDNQLYPCRYEKPFERGSAWERGALGLAERTRFEQELADRLGVPSHHLVIDIPEPISFESDIPILTEDGSVSSFALLDQIFSHDIGRVFTKSLRKFRIFTHPSIATKDLERVLES